The genomic region AAGGCACATCGATGCCGTCGAGCAGTTCGAGAATCTGCGTCACCGTGCGCGCGGCGACCCACGGTTCGACCACGCCGAGAATGTCCAGCCGATGCGTATTGCGACCCACGCTATGGTGAAACCGCTCGTCGGTGCCAAAGCCGCGCGGCCCGCCGCTCGCTTCGATCAGCGACGCGAAACGCTTCCACGCATCGTCCACCTGCGCGGCGATCACCAGATCGCCATCGATCGCGCGAAACACACCATAAAGCGTCGAGCCGGGCATGTCGTGCCCGGTCTGTTCGGGCAGCACATCGGCAAGCGTGTAGCACTGGACCGCATATTCGTGCATCGAGACGAGCGTGTCGTAAAGCGCCATGTCGATGTGCTGCCCTCGCCCGCTTTTCACGCGGCCGAGCAGTGCCGCATTGATGGCCGCGACCGCGTGAATGCCCGTGTACATGTCCCCGAGCGAAATACGCAGCAGCGGTGGGCGGTCGCCGGGCGTGCCGACCATCTGCATGATGCCGCTCTTGGCCTCGGCGATCAGTCCGAAACCCGCGCGATGGGCGTCCGGCCCCGTGTGGCCATACGCGGAAATGGAGCAGTAGACCAGCCCTGGATTGCGCGCGGAAAGCGCTTCGTAGCCGAGCCCAAGTTTGTCGAGCGCGCCGGGCCGGTAATTCTCCACGAATACGTCGGCCGAATCGCAGAGCCGCTCCATGAAGGCCTTTCCGCGCGGGTCCTTCATGTTCACGCTGACGCCGCGCTTGCCCATATTGAGCTGCAGAAAATAGCCGCTCGAGCGATCGTCAAGCACGGTCGCGTGCTGGCGTCCCGCATCGCCGCTGCCGGGTCGCTCGACCTTGATCACTTCCGCACCCAGCGCCGCGAGGCAACGCCCCACGTACGGACCCGCGAGAAAGTGGCTGTAGTCGACGACACGAATCCCTTCCAGTGGACGCGCCTGTTTCATCGTTCAGCTCCCGGCCGGCGCGGCACCATCAGACGATGCTCACCTCGCTGCACCACTTCGCCGTGCTGATTGATCAGCTCCGAAGGAAGCGTCACGATGCCCCAATCCGGGCGGCTCTTGCTCGGGCGCATCGCGCCGATGCGAAACTTCACATGCAGCACGTCATCGACCTTGATCGGCAAAACGAAGTCCCAGCTCCAGCCCAGCGACATGCCCGGCACAAAGCGATAATCGCTGCGGGTCTTCAGGCCATCGGCAATCGAAAGACCAAACAATCCATGCGCAACGAGGCAGCCAAAGTGGCTCGCGTTCGCATACGCTTCATCGACGTGCACCGGTGTGTGATCGCCGGTGAGATCCGCGTACGCGAGAATGCGTTCCTTCGTGACGGTGTAGCTCGGGCTCACGCATTCGTCGCCTTCGCGTGCGTCGTCCCAGTATTTTTCGACGATGGTCATGTCATGCCTCCGCGCGCGGATTGATGGCGAGCGCCTGGCCCACGCAGCGCGCGGGTTTCGCCTGAATGAATTCGATGGCGAGACCATCGGGCAAACGCAGCCAGTTCGCACCTTGCGGCATGGGCTGCACGTCGTAGCGGCGGGCGGCGGCGAGCGAGGCTTCCACGTCCTCGCACATGATGCCGAGATGGCCAAGCCTTCCTTCGGGGCCCGAAAAATCCGGCTGGTGGATGAACTGCATGCCGCCGAGCGTCCAGTACTGGCGCGGCGCTTCGGTCGTGCCGTCGACCTCGCGCATCGTCATGCCGAACACCTCCTCGAAAAAACGGATGTGCCAGTGGATGTCGCGCACGAAGACGGCGATATGTTCGAGATAGGCTTTCGGTTGGCTCATGCTTGCGCCTCCGCTTTCCGGCGGTCGACCATCGCGCGCTCGATGCCCTTGATGCACGCAACCAGCGTGGCGTTGACCGGCGTCGGCACACCGTAACGCGCGCCCCAGCGCACGACCGAGCCGTTGATGAAGTCGATTTCGGTCACGGAACCTTTTTCGAGGCTTTGCAGCATCGACGTCTTGAACGCAGCGGGCAAGCCCTCGGCGGCAAGCGACCACGCCTGCTCCGGATCGTTCATCGACAGGGTGACGCCTGCCGCCTTCGCGGCCGCGATCGCTTCCGCGACGGCCGCCAGCGAAGTGGCCTTGAGCAGCGGCTCGTCATAAAGCTGGCCGTAAGTCAGCGACGTGATGCCGGTCAGCGCGCCCGTCGCGACATTCACGAGCAGCTTGTCCCACATGGTGCCGACGATGTTGTCGCTGACCTGCGTGTCGAGGCCCGCGTGGCTGAATGCGTCGGCAATACGTCGAACGCGATCCGTCACGCGTCCGTCCAGTTCGCCGATGATGGTGTGCTTGCCCACGACGCCCGACTCGATGTGCCCCATGCCGCGCAGTACGCCCCCCACATAGGTCTTGCCCGCGAGCACGCGTTCGCGGCCCACGGCGTCGGCAAGAATGTCTTCGTGACCGAGGCCGTTTTGCAGTGACAGCACCAGCGTTTCAGGCCCCACCAGCGCTTGCGCGCCGCGAATCGCCGCATCGGTGTGGAACGATTTGACGAGCACGATCACGACCTCGGCCACCGCTGCCTCGTCCGGCCGGGTGGTCGCGCGGACTTGCACCTGGCGCGTGCCGCTTGCGTCGTCGACGCGCAGGCCGTGGGCGCGCATCGCATTGACATGATCGGGCGAGCGGTCGATCAGCCAGGTCTCGTGGCCGCCTTCGGTGAGCGTCGCGCCAATCGCGCAGCCCAGCGCGCCGGCACCCAGAATGGCAATTTTCAAGTGCGTCTCCTTAACGTGTGACGTCACGATAGGAGCCGCTTCATCATGTCGCAATACAATGGATACAATGACATCATTGCCACACGCAATATCGTTGATCTGCGATGACCCCGACCGATCTGCCCGACCTCAAGCTGCTGCAGTTGTTCGACCTGCTCTACGACACGCGCAGCGTCACACGCGTGGCCGAACAACTCGGCCAGAGCCAGCCGACCGTCAGCATCTGGCTCGCGCGGTTGCGCGAGCATTTGCACGATCCGCTCTTTATCCGGACGCCTGGCGGCATGGCGCCCACACCGCAAGCGGATGCGCTGATCGGCCCATGTCGGGAGATTCTCGAATCGTTGCGGCGCTTCTCGGCCTGGGAAATCGCCTTCGATCCGGCGACTGCGCAAAGACGCTTTCGCATCTGCATGACCGATGCGAGTCACGTGACGCTGCTGCCGCGTCTGCTCGCCTACGTGCGCGCGCAAGCGCCACGCGTGCGCCTGGAAGCAGCGCGGATCGACGGCAACACGGAACGCGCGCTCGAATCGGGCGAGGCCGATCTTGCGATCGGATACGTGCCGTGGCTGAGCGGCGGCATCTATCAACAACAGCTATACGAGCAGGATTGGGTGTGCCTGGCGAATCGCCATCATCCGCGTATTCGCAAGCGGCTCGGCGTCAAGGCGTATCGCACCGAAGGCCATGTGGCGATCACGGGAGGAACGGGCACGGCGCTGCTCGAGCAGGCGCTCGTGCGGGAGCGCATTGAACGGCAGGTGGTGCTTGAATTGCCCGGTTTTCTGGGGCTCGGCGCCATTGTGCAGACCACCGATCTGATCACGACCTTGCCGCGCCATATCGGCGAGACGCTGGCTCAGGCCAGCGATCTCTCGGTACATCCCTGCCCCATTCCCGTCGAGGGCTTCGCCGTTCGGCAACACTGGCACGCGCGCTACCATCAGGAGGCCGGCAATCGCTGGCTGCGTTCGGTCGTGGCCCGGCTGTTCGGCATGTCTGGAGCGGACGTTACAGGCTGACGGATTTACCGTTTCGGCATCGATGTCTGCGGGTCCATCGCAACGATCGCGCGCACGCTCGCGGCAGGATGGGCGCCGTGACGGAAAGCGACCGTTGGCATGCCCGTCGAACATCAGCGATGGCCGCGCAGGAACAAGCCGCACCTCATACGTCGCAAGTATTGCGGCCGGCGCAATGCCGCCAAGGGCACTCGATTCCTTTCAACACATATCGATTGCCTTCCACATGAAAGGAATGGCGATCGATCCGTGCCGCGGGAATAAAACCAGGCCGACTCCGGTATATCGGGGCGTCAGGCCGCTCACCACGCCGAACGAGCCGGTGCACGACGCCCAACCGAACCGGAGAGACCGCAATGTCACACCCCAACCACGTCGCCTACACACGCTTCGCGATCGCCATGCACTGGTCGATCGCCATCTTGATCCTGTTGAACCTGATGATCGGGATCTACATGGATACCTTTCCGCACAACTCGTCTCAGTTCAACGGCATCCTGTTCTATCACGCGTCGATCGGCAGCCTGATCTTCATGCTGACCGTGCCGCGCCTCGCGTGGCGTGCGACGCATACGCCGCCGCCGCTGCCGGCCAGTGTTCCGGCATGGCAGGCGCGGATCGCCGGTGCACTGCACGGCGTGCTGTACCTGCTGCTGTGTCTCGTGCCGCTGACCGGCTACGTGCACCGCCTCGCTGGTGCCCATCCGGTCAGTTTCTTCGGCATCACGGAATTGCCGGTGCTGGTTGGCCGCGACGAACCGCTGCGACTCCTGACCGATTCGCTGCATCGCGCGCTGGTGCTGACGCTTGGCTTGCTGCTGGTCATGCATGTCGCGGCCGGACTGAAACACAAGTTCGTCGATCGGGACGGTGTCGCGGAGCGGATGGGAATCTGAGCGCGACCTGGCGGTTGATGTCCGCCAGAAGCGGCCCGTCGAACATTGGAAATCCCAGCAACCGCCATTCGCCGCTGTACGCAATGCGGAGCGGATGCGGAATGATCGTCCTGCCATACAGCAACTTCGTCACTGTCTGCAGAACGAACGACCGATGAGAAGAATTTTCAGCTCACGACACCCGCCCGAGGTGGGGCGCTGCCAGAAGAATGCTGCTCTGCCGGAGTAGTGCAACCACTACTCCGGACTTCCACGCCGGCGATCAGAAGCCGTGGTACATGCCGATGTTGACTTGAACCTGGTTGCCGCCCGATGCGGTGTTGCCAAAGTCCGCAACGGAAGCCTGCGCGCCCTTGGCATGAACGTACCCGCCCATCGCGTACAGCGCGGTGCTCTTCGACAGCGAGTACGTCGCACCCAGCGACACCTGGTTGATCGACGCCATCGTGCGGCCCTCGGCAGCCAGCGCGGGCGTGGCCGCGGAGCCGTAGACATACGTGTACCCGGTCGCCAGCGACAGCGCCGGCGTTACCTGGTACTGCAGGAGCGCACCCAGCACGTTGAAGTGAATCGACGGCTGGCCGGCGTTGCCCTGGTACTGCGCGTTCGAGTAGCGCAAGCCGGCCGTGTACGGACCAATCTGATATTGCGTGGCGACTTGCGCGATGCCCGCGCTCTTGAATGCATTGCCGCCGTTGTAACCCGAACTCGGATAGCCCAGCGCACCACCGAAACTCGGCTGCGCCGTTGCGTTCATCCACCCGTTCTCACCCTGGTTTGCCGCATGGAAATAGCCGCCGGCGACCGTCAGACCGCCCTGAGCGTAGTTCGCCGCCACCGACCACGACTGGCCCGAACCCATCGAACCGGCCACGCCGCCGAACGAGTACGCGCCTTCGGCCTGGAAGCCGTGGATGAGCGGCGAAATGTACTTCACGGCGCTGTTCTGGTTCGTCGTGTTGTCGTTGTTGTCCACGTCGCCCGGGGTCGAGAACGTCGACGCCGAAATGGCGTCGCCCGTCAGGACCTGAACCATTTCCGTCACGGCGTCGAGCTGGCGCCCCAGACGCACGGTACCGTACTGATCGGAAGCGAGGGATACGTATGCCTGGCGGTTGAACAACGAGCGCGTGGAACCGATGGGCCCCTGGCCGCCTATGCCGCCCGTACCAATGTTGAAGCCGTTTTCGATCTTGAAGATCGCCTTGAGGCCGCCGCCGAGATCCTCCGTCCCCCTGAGGCCCCACTTGTTCGAACCTGCGGCACCACCATCGAGGCCGAACCGCTTGTGGCCATTGATGTTCGACGTGTAGCCGATACCTGCATCGAGCATGCCATACAGGGTGATCGACGACTGTGCCATTGCTGCCGACGATGCTGCGAAGGCGGCAACAGCGATAACGCTGACCTTGATTTTCTTGTTTTTCATCTGTATTTCACTGTCAGGAGTGGTTGCGGGATTGTTTGAAACGGGTTTTGTTGTATTCGAAGGCAGATGACGGCGCATGGGCTGCACGTCGTCTCAGGTTGCAGCAGCCGGCTTCATGTTCGCCAGATCGGCATATTCGACTCGATCATTTCGTTATCCTCAAAATTTCATGCAGGAAGGCGCCTCGCATCTCGACCTGTCCCGCATTCCATCGATTGGAACCATCGCGGCGTCCCGCCTGGACGAAAGCCGCTGCCTTGCTTCCGTTGTCGCTCCAGCTGCTATCGAATTCGCCATCCGGACGAACAGATGTGCCGAATCCGCGAAGCCGAAAAACTCGAGCGGATCGCCACGCGGAACCGAACGTTTCTTCAATGGCAATTCGAAGAAGCATTGGGTCGTCACGTTCCACACTCACGCCATACCCACGAGCGAAGTGGGCGAAGACGAAACCGGGCCACGCTCCACCCGCGACAACAAGCGCTATGGAAATGCCGACCGCCGTCGCAGGCTGATCGAGCGTCCGGTTCAGCCGCTGGAGAAGCACGCGAACTTTTCGCCAATCACCAATGCAAGCGGGACGCGCTTTGCAGGTGCGAAAAACCATATCAGGAACATAAATCGTCGTCAAAATTTGTTTGATATAAGTTAATCGCGTTTGATACCCGTGCGGACTACCGGGATTTCCCTGATAGGAATTGGCGCCAGGACGAAGTGTTGGAAAAAGCCGTGCCGTCGGACAAAGACCTCGTGCGGAACGGGTACGCCCAGGCGGGAGCGGCAGACGTTCTCTACCGTGATATCGCGTCGCTCCTGACATGGCCGCGGGACATCGCCATTCAGGTTGGCATCGCGGAGATACGCCTCGTCTACGCCGGACGCCGGCACGGACGCAACGCGCGAAGCGGCGTCGGCGAAACGGTTCGTATCGGAAACCGAAGCGAATTTCTCACTGAATGCATTGCGGTTATTCGGGACACGGGATTGCCCAATGCCACGAGGGATACGGGACGCTGGCGCGCCCTCCATCTAATCCGGAACGTTGGATATTCAACGTCGACGCAATGTCATTGCCTGGATCGCCACGTGCAAGGGTCAGCGTTCCCGCGCCATTCCGGGATGAGCCCACGTCCCGTCAGTTGCATTGCGGATGACGCGCTCGACAGGTTGTTCAAAACGGGGGGATGGAGATGGCGTGTCGCAAGTGATGAGCCCGCCATCCCGCGACCGTCGATCGTGTCGAACATGAAACGTAGCGGCCGCCCAATCCATGCGGCGGCCGCGGAAGCGACTTCGCCTACTTCTTGACCACCGGAACGGTGAGCGAACTGACGAGCGCCGTCACCGGTGCCAGCAGACCGCCACCCGTCACAGCGCCGCCCCCTTGCCCGGAATTGCCGTTCAGCGAGACAGCCAGTGCCGGGACGACGCCGGCCACCGAGCCGACAGCCGAACCGACAGAATGCACCGCCGTGTTGACGATCGTCGCGCCGCCGGAGACAAGTGTGCCGACTGCGTTGGTCGCACCTCCGACTGCACCGGCTGCCGTGCCGCCGTTGAGTGCGACACTCAGTGCCGGCAACGTGCCTGCGATCGCGCCGGTCGTACCGGTTACGGTGTTCGCCAGCGTGCCCGCGAGGCCGGTCGTCACCGTCGCGAGGGATCCGGCTGCACCGCTTGCGCCGTTGATGACGCCGGTTCCGGAGCCGATGATGCCGCCGACGCCGCTCGTTGCAGGTCCGATCAGCGACGTGACGGCGGATGCGATCGGCGTGATCGCCGCCGTGCCGCTGCCGGCGATTCCGGTTACCGCGCCGGACGCCGCACCGATTGCACCATTGGCGGCACCGATCGGCAGCGATCCGCCGAGGGTGCCGACGATGCTGGTGATCGGCGTAATCAGCGCGCCGCCATTGCCCGCGACACCGGTGACAGCGTTGACGACTCCCGTGCCGGTGTTGGCCACCGTGCCCACGACACCACCCAGGCCACCGATCGCACCACCGCTGCCGCCAACACCGCCCAATGCGCCGGTCAACGTGCCGACTGCGCCGGTTGCCGTGTTGGCAACCGTGCCGACGACGCCTCCCAGGCCACCCGTTGCACCACCACTCCCGCCGATGCCACCCAGTGCACCGGTCAACGTGCCGACTGCGCCGGTTGCCGTGTTGGCAACCGTGCCGACGACGCCTCCCAGGCCACCCGTTGCACCACCGGTCCCGCCGATACCGCCCAACGCGCCGGTCACCGTACCGACGACGCCACCGAGCCCCCCGGTCGGATCGCCACTGCCGCCAACGCCTCCCAAGGCTCCCGTTACGGTACCGATCGCGCCGGTTGCCGTGTTGGCTACTGTGCCGACGACCCCACCCAGACCACCCGTTGCACCACCAGCCCCGCCGATACCGCCCAAGGCGCCCGTCACCGTGCCAACCACTCCGCCGAGACCACCGGTCGGATCGCTGCCGCCAACACCACTCAGTGCACCCGTTAACGTGCCGACTGCACCGGTTGCCGTGTTAGCTACCGTGCCAATGACGCCGCCCAGACCACCCGTTGCACCACCAGCCCCGCCGATGCCGCCCAAGGCGCCCGTCACCGTACCGACCACACCGCCAAGACCACCAGTCGAACCACCGCTGCCGCCCCCGCCACCCAGTGCACCGGTGACCGTACCAACCGCACCAGTC from Burkholderia sp. HI2500 harbors:
- a CDS encoding CaiB/BaiF CoA transferase family protein, which produces MKQARPLEGIRVVDYSHFLAGPYVGRCLAALGAEVIKVERPGSGDAGRQHATVLDDRSSGYFLQLNMGKRGVSVNMKDPRGKAFMERLCDSADVFVENYRPGALDKLGLGYEALSARNPGLVYCSISAYGHTGPDAHRAGFGLIAEAKSGIMQMVGTPGDRPPLLRISLGDMYTGIHAVAAINAALLGRVKSGRGQHIDMALYDTLVSMHEYAVQCYTLADVLPEQTGHDMPGSTLYGVFRAIDGDLVIAAQVDDAWKRFASLIEASGGPRGFGTDERFHHSVGRNTHRLDILGVVEPWVAARTVTQILELLDGIDVPCAKVQRIDEVIADPQIQARGMIVEQEHPRYGTLRLPNLPFRFSACDTTIREVAPDLGQHNAEVAQSLGFTPAEIDAMQTDGVLFDK
- a CDS encoding MaoC family dehydratase yields the protein MTIVEKYWDDAREGDECVSPSYTVTKERILAYADLTGDHTPVHVDEAYANASHFGCLVAHGLFGLSIADGLKTRSDYRFVPGMSLGWSWDFVLPIKVDDVLHVKFRIGAMRPSKSRPDWGIVTLPSELINQHGEVVQRGEHRLMVPRRPGAER
- a CDS encoding VOC family protein, which codes for MSQPKAYLEHIAVFVRDIHWHIRFFEEVFGMTMREVDGTTEAPRQYWTLGGMQFIHQPDFSGPEGRLGHLGIMCEDVEASLAAARRYDVQPMPQGANWLRLPDGLAIEFIQAKPARCVGQALAINPRAEA
- a CDS encoding ketopantoate reductase family protein, with product MKIAILGAGALGCAIGATLTEGGHETWLIDRSPDHVNAMRAHGLRVDDASGTRQVQVRATTRPDEAAVAEVVIVLVKSFHTDAAIRGAQALVGPETLVLSLQNGLGHEDILADAVGRERVLAGKTYVGGVLRGMGHIESGVVGKHTIIGELDGRVTDRVRRIADAFSHAGLDTQVSDNIVGTMWDKLLVNVATGALTGITSLTYGQLYDEPLLKATSLAAVAEAIAAAKAAGVTLSMNDPEQAWSLAAEGLPAAFKTSMLQSLEKGSVTEIDFINGSVVRWGARYGVPTPVNATLVACIKGIERAMVDRRKAEAQA
- a CDS encoding LysR family transcriptional regulator, giving the protein MTPTDLPDLKLLQLFDLLYDTRSVTRVAEQLGQSQPTVSIWLARLREHLHDPLFIRTPGGMAPTPQADALIGPCREILESLRRFSAWEIAFDPATAQRRFRICMTDASHVTLLPRLLAYVRAQAPRVRLEAARIDGNTERALESGEADLAIGYVPWLSGGIYQQQLYEQDWVCLANRHHPRIRKRLGVKAYRTEGHVAITGGTGTALLEQALVRERIERQVVLELPGFLGLGAIVQTTDLITTLPRHIGETLAQASDLSVHPCPIPVEGFAVRQHWHARYHQEAGNRWLRSVVARLFGMSGADVTG
- a CDS encoding cytochrome b, coding for MSHPNHVAYTRFAIAMHWSIAILILLNLMIGIYMDTFPHNSSQFNGILFYHASIGSLIFMLTVPRLAWRATHTPPPLPASVPAWQARIAGALHGVLYLLLCLVPLTGYVHRLAGAHPVSFFGITELPVLVGRDEPLRLLTDSLHRALVLTLGLLLVMHVAAGLKHKFVDRDGVAERMGI
- a CDS encoding porin, producing the protein MKNKKIKVSVIAVAAFAASSAAMAQSSITLYGMLDAGIGYTSNINGHKRFGLDGGAAGSNKWGLRGTEDLGGGLKAIFKIENGFNIGTGGIGGQGPIGSTRSLFNRQAYVSLASDQYGTVRLGRQLDAVTEMVQVLTGDAISASTFSTPGDVDNNDNTTNQNSAVKYISPLIHGFQAEGAYSFGGVAGSMGSGQSWSVAANYAQGGLTVAGGYFHAANQGENGWMNATAQPSFGGALGYPSSGYNGGNAFKSAGIAQVATQYQIGPYTAGLRYSNAQYQGNAGQPSIHFNVLGALLQYQVTPALSLATGYTYVYGSAATPALAAEGRTMASINQVSLGATYSLSKSTALYAMGGYVHAKGAQASVADFGNTASGGNQVQVNIGMYHGF